In the genome of Chryseobacterium arthrosphaerae, one region contains:
- the dinB gene encoding DNA polymerase IV — protein MDFSLPLRKIIHVDMDAFYASVEQHDNPTLKGKAIAVGGQHRGVVAAASYEARKYGVRSAMPSKTAKEKCPHLIFVPPRFPRYKEISKKIREIFYEYTDLVEPLSLDEAYLDVTENKKGIESANQIAREIRQKIFEETGLTASAGISVNKFLAKVASDINKPNGQKTIHPDKVEGFLEELPVEKFYGVGKVTANKMFSLGIYKGKDLKKRSEQELIKIFGKSGKHYYNVVRGIHTSEVKPHRIQKSVAVERTFFEDLSDEQQINEKLDSLSQELHQRLQKNNILGRTLTLKIKYKDFSLFTRSITRDDYFTSPEQYFNTGKNLWELRPYDKAVRLLGLSLSHLNTEEKKQISVQLKIPFEEFENQ, from the coding sequence ATGGATTTCTCTTTGCCGCTTCGTAAAATTATACATGTAGATATGGATGCATTCTATGCCTCTGTGGAGCAGCATGATAATCCTACGCTCAAAGGCAAAGCTATTGCAGTAGGTGGCCAGCACCGGGGTGTGGTGGCCGCGGCCAGCTATGAAGCAAGAAAATACGGAGTGCGCTCTGCAATGCCCAGTAAAACAGCCAAAGAAAAGTGTCCTCATCTTATATTTGTTCCCCCCCGTTTTCCCAGATATAAAGAAATTTCAAAAAAAATCCGTGAGATTTTCTATGAATATACTGATCTCGTAGAACCTTTATCTCTGGATGAAGCTTACCTGGATGTCACCGAAAATAAAAAAGGAATAGAGTCTGCCAATCAGATTGCAAGGGAAATCCGTCAGAAGATTTTTGAAGAAACCGGCCTTACGGCTTCTGCAGGAATTTCAGTGAATAAATTTCTGGCGAAAGTGGCTTCTGATATCAATAAACCCAATGGTCAGAAAACCATTCACCCGGATAAAGTGGAGGGCTTTCTGGAAGAACTTCCCGTTGAGAAATTTTACGGCGTTGGCAAGGTTACGGCTAACAAAATGTTTAGTTTAGGAATTTATAAAGGAAAAGATTTAAAGAAAAGATCAGAGCAGGAGCTGATTAAAATTTTTGGAAAATCCGGGAAGCATTATTACAATGTGGTGCGGGGCATTCATACTTCAGAAGTAAAACCTCATCGTATTCAGAAAAGTGTAGCGGTGGAAAGAACTTTTTTTGAAGATCTTTCCGATGAGCAGCAGATCAATGAAAAACTGGACAGCCTGAGCCAGGAACTTCATCAACGGCTGCAGAAAAACAATATTCTGGGAAGAACTTTAACGTTGAAAATAAAGTATAAAGATTTTTCACTTTTTACCAGAAGCATCACCCGGGATGATTATTTTACATCACCTGAACAGTATTTCAATACCGGAAAAAATTTGTGGGAGCTCCGCCCGTATGATAAAGCAGTACGCTTGCTGGGTCTGTCTCTCTCCCATCTCAATACTGAAGAAAAAAAGCAGATTTCAGTTCAACTAAAAATCCCGTTTGAAGAATTCGAAAATCAGTAG
- a CDS encoding alpha-amylase: MNPTMIQFFHWYSEGEGKLWKEAEKQAKYLAKLGITSAWLPPAYKGTNGGYSIGYDAYDLYDLGEFDQKGTIPTKYGTKNDYLKAIKALKKQNIDVIVDIVLGHKAGGDELEKFKAVKVDEDNREKVISDVIEIESYTKFTFPGRGKKYSDFEWNFTCFSGVDYAEGMESHIYKIQSEYGDDWEEMIHDEKGNYDYLMYNDIEHRNPFVREELNTWAKWYFDQTDFDGVRLDALKHISFDFYKEWLTLLRSNTGKNIFAVGEYWAPGYLHLLQKYIEVTEGCMSLFDSSLQNNFHNASREGASYDLRKIFDGTLTQADPMHSVSLVANHDTQPLQDLEAPVESWFKPIAYALILLRKDGYPCVFYPDLYGAHYVDKDRSGHDQEIFMPKTDGIEELLKARKDHAYGEQRDYFEDANCLGWVREGDDQHTGCAVVLSNKDTYNKPMEMGKRYAGKKCKDLLKRFKEKVTIDENGWGDFPVPAGNVSVWIPE; encoded by the coding sequence ATGAACCCAACAATGATTCAGTTTTTCCACTGGTATTCTGAAGGAGAAGGAAAATTATGGAAAGAAGCCGAAAAACAGGCAAAATATTTAGCAAAACTGGGAATTACCTCTGCATGGCTTCCACCGGCCTACAAGGGAACAAACGGAGGCTACTCCATCGGATATGACGCATACGATCTTTACGACCTGGGAGAATTTGATCAGAAAGGAACGATCCCTACGAAATACGGCACTAAAAATGATTACCTGAAAGCCATCAAAGCATTAAAAAAACAGAATATAGACGTCATTGTAGATATTGTACTGGGGCATAAAGCCGGTGGTGATGAGCTGGAGAAATTCAAGGCTGTAAAAGTGGATGAAGACAACAGGGAAAAAGTAATTTCCGATGTGATTGAGATAGAATCTTATACTAAATTCACATTTCCCGGAAGAGGAAAAAAATATTCTGATTTTGAATGGAATTTCACCTGTTTCAGTGGAGTAGACTATGCAGAAGGCATGGAATCCCATATTTATAAAATACAATCTGAATATGGAGATGACTGGGAAGAAATGATCCATGATGAAAAAGGGAACTACGATTATCTGATGTACAATGACATTGAACACCGGAATCCTTTTGTAAGGGAAGAGCTCAATACATGGGCGAAATGGTATTTTGACCAGACTGATTTCGATGGGGTAAGGCTGGATGCCTTAAAGCATATTTCATTTGATTTTTATAAAGAATGGCTTACCCTCCTCCGCTCCAATACCGGGAAAAATATTTTTGCCGTTGGGGAATACTGGGCTCCGGGATATCTTCACCTGCTTCAGAAATATATTGAAGTGACGGAAGGCTGCATGAGTCTTTTTGACAGCTCCCTTCAGAATAATTTTCACAATGCTTCCAGGGAAGGAGCCTCTTATGACCTGCGTAAGATCTTTGACGGAACTCTTACTCAGGCAGATCCTATGCATTCTGTAAGTTTGGTTGCCAATCATGACACCCAGCCTTTACAGGATCTTGAAGCACCCGTAGAATCATGGTTTAAGCCTATTGCATATGCCTTGATTTTATTGAGAAAAGACGGGTACCCATGTGTTTTTTATCCTGACCTCTATGGTGCCCATTATGTGGATAAGGACCGAAGCGGCCATGATCAGGAAATTTTTATGCCCAAAACAGACGGTATTGAAGAACTCCTTAAAGCCAGAAAAGACCATGCCTATGGAGAGCAGCGGGATTATTTTGAAGATGCCAATTGCCTGGGATGGGTGCGTGAAGGGGATGATCAACATACAGGATGTGCCGTGGTACTCAGCAATAAAGATACTTACAACAAACCTATGGAAATGGGAAAACGCTATGCCGGAAAAAAATGTAAGGACCTGTTGAAAAGATTCAAGGAAAAGGTAACGATTGACGAAAACGGATGGGGAGACTTTCCCGTTCCTGCAGGAAATGTGAGTGTCTGGATTCCTGAGTAA